The following coding sequences are from one Formosa haliotis window:
- a CDS encoding effector-associated domain EAD1-containing protein, with product MKKNIFSIENNSEGYSLFFEQIKKSDLSWWDKVIIQELESYLGTVQVSKIAAVYAWLMESPYILPIIKSFIDKSKNAESFFIEKLPKKTSKELIEELQKFSISNNWLRLYAHLLDRQFELGTALTELFKIDQDENYFEAIEVIIAGKDDDSVIDYAVDTSELRMIKIAGKSCHNIPKHLMRMDILNDNWQLIWAEAIENGNQVDTGLKEPEIEIHKLFDHLIGGNVVSERLIDKISQSEFGNLLTYPNRAVLWGKLSLSAKGNFLIKTSAELLEQLSKNSTIEIPNDTVLLDHISRKGVFDFLYYNRNNIKSVIPVFEKFSQLSDNNLRNYLNNFSGQIDAIDATQLGRLIARRRFFNSAHTINSKSSKNNNWRFALVECYDLLDFWTKLFSPNSGDKLSSSITQDEWWQNTEELIIELYPNGTSLTTIWKKAGGKESDLLAKGTPSEIWSDVFYKLRKEHFKGITMNNLLKEVKKQYGENQKFKIIYDLRKNYIKT from the coding sequence ATGAAGAAAAATATATTTTCAATTGAAAATAATTCAGAGGGTTATAGTTTGTTTTTTGAACAAATAAAAAAGAGTGATCTGAGTTGGTGGGATAAAGTAATAATTCAAGAGCTTGAATCCTACTTAGGAACCGTTCAAGTTTCCAAGATTGCTGCTGTCTACGCTTGGTTAATGGAATCGCCATACATTCTGCCCATAATTAAATCTTTTATTGATAAATCCAAAAATGCTGAAAGCTTTTTTATTGAAAAATTACCTAAGAAAACTTCAAAGGAACTTATTGAAGAATTACAAAAATTCTCGATAAGCAATAATTGGCTAAGGTTGTACGCCCATCTATTGGATAGGCAATTTGAATTAGGTACTGCTCTAACAGAACTATTCAAAATTGATCAGGATGAAAATTATTTTGAAGCTATTGAGGTGATAATAGCAGGAAAAGATGATGACTCGGTTATTGATTATGCAGTTGATACTAGTGAACTTCGAATGATTAAAATTGCCGGTAAATCTTGCCATAATATACCTAAGCATCTGATGAGAATGGATATTTTAAATGACAATTGGCAGCTAATTTGGGCAGAGGCGATTGAAAATGGAAATCAAGTCGATACTGGTTTAAAAGAGCCTGAAATAGAAATACATAAATTGTTTGACCATCTTATTGGTGGCAATGTGGTTTCTGAAAGACTTATTGATAAAATTTCCCAATCCGAATTTGGAAATCTACTAACATATCCGAATAGGGCTGTTTTATGGGGGAAACTTTCTTTGTCTGCAAAAGGCAATTTCTTAATCAAAACGTCAGCTGAATTACTTGAACAACTCAGTAAAAATTCAACCATTGAGATACCGAACGATACTGTTTTGTTAGATCATATTAGTAGAAAGGGTGTTTTCGACTTTTTATATTATAATAGAAATAATATTAAATCAGTAATCCCAGTATTTGAAAAATTTTCTCAACTAAGTGACAATAACCTTCGGAATTATCTAAATAATTTTTCAGGACAAATTGATGCTATTGATGCTACTCAATTAGGGAGACTGATAGCAAGAAGACGTTTTTTTAATTCTGCTCATACCATTAATTCTAAGTCCTCTAAAAATAATAATTGGCGATTTGCACTGGTAGAATGCTATGACTTGTTGGATTTTTGGACAAAATTGTTTTCTCCAAATTCGGGAGATAAATTGTCATCTAGCATTACACAAGATGAATGGTGGCAAAATACAGAGGAATTAATTATCGAATTATATCCAAATGGAACTTCATTAACAACCATTTGGAAAAAGGCAGGCGGAAAAGAATCTGATCTACTCGCAAAAGGAACACCAAGCGAAATTTGGAGTGATGTGTTTTATAAATTACGTAAGGAGCACTTCAAAGGAATAACAATGAACAATTTACTTAAAGAAGTAAAAAAACAATATGGGGAAAACCAGAAGTTTAAAATAATATATGATTTGCGAAAAAACTATATAAAAACATAA
- a CDS encoding GAP1-N1 domain-containing protein, producing the protein MKVTIHQSICGEVNKAWGLIKTTLPDVNIAKSIAFRTDLQDQTSGINWEPAIRGFSEGDFFLIMKTFEDTASDVRRGRKFSHVLMLPKNEIVSIDNLEPIIDLLSKEINKNILLEPISIEISSSNTTGVIDKFQGKFNKLINGYINRNRYNNTLIWIGQEYFDMAVIELWRSLNVAERQDFCFDIAFNNENKGTSQLSLIAVPESVQSKFVKSDFFIVRQNDNHKPTELLEQLLIGDASVQKRINRFKKAIESKSLLREDIALIAKGIDTFEHVENSKDLKKLNTLSHIIAKYSPLPEQGMDFKNHLLTIIGKLAESVNFSDLIVLRNFKTESFKNSKKRYHMH; encoded by the coding sequence GTGAAAGTAACAATACATCAATCCATTTGCGGAGAAGTAAATAAAGCATGGGGCTTAATAAAAACCACCTTGCCTGATGTTAATATTGCTAAGAGTATTGCCTTTAGAACGGATTTACAAGATCAAACCAGTGGCATTAATTGGGAGCCAGCTATTCGTGGCTTTTCAGAAGGAGACTTCTTCCTAATTATGAAAACATTTGAAGATACAGCTTCTGATGTTAGAAGAGGCAGGAAGTTTTCTCATGTTTTGATGCTGCCTAAAAATGAGATTGTAAGCATTGATAATTTAGAACCAATTATCGACTTACTGTCCAAAGAAATAAATAAAAATATACTCTTGGAACCAATTTCAATAGAAATTTCATCAAGCAACACTACCGGTGTAATAGATAAGTTTCAAGGGAAATTCAACAAACTCATCAATGGTTATATCAACAGAAATAGATATAATAATACGTTGATCTGGATAGGGCAGGAATACTTTGATATGGCGGTTATAGAGTTGTGGAGAAGTTTAAATGTTGCTGAGAGACAAGATTTTTGCTTTGATATTGCCTTTAATAACGAAAATAAGGGAACAAGCCAGCTAAGTTTAATTGCTGTACCTGAAAGTGTGCAAAGTAAGTTTGTGAAATCAGACTTCTTTATTGTACGGCAGAATGATAACCATAAACCTACGGAGTTATTGGAACAATTGTTGATTGGTGATGCGTCAGTTCAGAAGCGTATTAATCGTTTCAAAAAAGCGATTGAATCAAAGTCATTATTAAGGGAAGATATAGCCTTAATAGCGAAAGGGATTGATACTTTTGAGCACGTGGAAAATAGTAAAGATCTTAAAAAGCTAAATACCCTTTCCCACATTATCGCAAAATATTCTCCTTTGCCAGAGCAAGGGATGGATTTTAAGAACCACCTGTTAACTATAATTGGCAAATTAGCTGAATCAGTAAACTTTTCGGATTTAATAGTATTAAGAAATTTCAAAACGGAAAGTTTCAAAAACTCAAAAAAACGTTATCATATGCATTAA
- a CDS encoding patatin-like phospholipase family protein — protein sequence MNEKYKILSLDGGGSWAILQVLALKNIFSLKYPNREIKGHEVLRHFDLVIANSGGSMVLAGLACNWSFNEIISLFENKSVRESIFKKLNFKLRYFPTNFMSLAGIKSIGTRYSTTSKKQALEELLLINNETKLNDFTLSELPTIIGKESLEIIITTFDIINKRAKLFRSNEKSKARAEIIANIDHFEQVSLVGAVHGASNAPVNYFDFPAVLVPKIKGIKNTRRRYLWDGALGGFNNPVMVGITEALANNVDRKAIHVISIGTGSKLVSDEDSDNFRDEYYTCLLGKRVVRNIDGHIDWQKTKRKIGLFFRLFKGAKFYSSTISNLSQSILFEPQTWASYSAYISLFSGKDDPSNDKRFLRLSPQIIKNNNSNELINKLYNLDMDVTEQSEIELLKSCFEDWKNGNLKNEPVQWTKTINGEYIFAKGHQTFAKAMNDLDWI from the coding sequence ATGAATGAAAAATATAAAATTTTATCACTTGATGGAGGAGGTAGCTGGGCAATACTTCAAGTTTTAGCATTAAAAAATATTTTCAGTTTAAAATATCCTAACAGAGAAATAAAAGGCCATGAAGTTTTAAGACATTTTGACCTAGTTATCGCTAATTCTGGAGGCAGTATGGTATTAGCTGGTTTAGCTTGCAATTGGTCTTTTAATGAAATTATTTCATTGTTTGAAAATAAATCAGTAAGAGAAAGTATTTTTAAAAAATTAAATTTCAAGCTAAGATATTTCCCCACTAATTTCATGTCCTTAGCGGGTATAAAGTCAATAGGCACTCGTTATTCTACAACTTCGAAAAAACAGGCATTAGAAGAACTCTTATTAATTAACAATGAAACAAAACTCAATGATTTCACGCTTTCTGAACTTCCAACGATAATAGGAAAAGAGTCCCTAGAAATAATTATAACTACTTTTGATATTATAAATAAAAGAGCTAAACTTTTCCGATCCAATGAAAAAAGCAAAGCTAGAGCTGAGATTATTGCAAACATAGACCATTTTGAACAAGTTAGCTTAGTTGGAGCTGTTCACGGTGCATCTAATGCACCTGTAAATTATTTTGACTTTCCAGCGGTTTTAGTCCCTAAAATTAAGGGAATTAAAAATACCAGAAGACGATATTTATGGGATGGCGCTTTAGGAGGATTTAATAATCCTGTCATGGTAGGAATCACAGAAGCTCTAGCAAATAATGTAGATCGTAAAGCCATTCATGTCATTTCTATAGGCACTGGAAGTAAATTGGTTTCTGATGAAGATAGTGATAATTTCAGAGATGAATATTACACATGTCTTTTAGGAAAAAGAGTTGTTAGAAATATAGATGGACATATTGATTGGCAAAAAACTAAAAGAAAAATTGGTTTGTTTTTTCGTTTATTTAAGGGGGCGAAATTCTATTCTTCAACTATTTCTAATTTATCTCAATCTATTTTATTCGAACCTCAAACTTGGGCTTCTTATAGTGCTTACATAAGTTTATTTTCTGGCAAGGATGACCCTAGTAATGATAAAAGATTTTTAAGGTTATCTCCCCAAATTATAAAAAATAATAATTCAAATGAATTAATAAACAAATTATATAATCTAGACATGGATGTAACTGAACAGAGTGAAATAGAATTATTAAAATCATGCTTTGAAGACTGGAAAAATGGAAATTTAAAAAATGAACCTGTTCAATGGACAAAGACAATTAATGGTGAATATATATTTGCAAAAGGTCATCAAACTTTTGCAAAAGCAATGAATGACTTAGATTGGATTTAG
- a CDS encoding TRAFAC clade GTPase domain-containing protein, which produces MTGKCSNPDCAAPISCHEGKERHTECEFWNKTNISKSKAKSTSKKERKSDLPWTGDALTTEELSKITYRSTPVIIGVIGKADAGKTTYLAMLFTLLLRGIKLKEFDFCGTKTINTWDALYQKLKVQQQVVTFPDPTPAQYIRLLHLALRNQSKKLKDILITDASGEVFSLWSKNRNDVNADNARWVYEHSNAFILFIDCEDLINRKAQAKTDIVDMAQMLKYDLKNRPVIAVWSKSDKKAKCIQ; this is translated from the coding sequence TCATGAAGGAAAAGAAAGACATACGGAATGTGAATTTTGGAATAAGACAAATATTTCAAAGTCTAAAGCGAAATCTACGTCTAAAAAGGAAAGAAAATCAGATTTGCCGTGGACTGGAGATGCTTTGACTACAGAGGAACTATCTAAAATAACTTATAGAAGCACTCCTGTAATTATTGGGGTAATAGGAAAAGCAGATGCAGGTAAAACAACATACTTGGCTATGCTTTTTACATTGCTCCTTAGAGGAATAAAACTTAAAGAGTTTGACTTTTGTGGTACCAAAACAATAAATACGTGGGATGCATTATATCAAAAACTAAAAGTTCAACAACAAGTTGTTACCTTTCCTGATCCTACTCCAGCCCAATACATCCGCTTATTACATTTAGCACTGAGAAATCAATCAAAAAAATTAAAAGACATTTTAATAACCGACGCATCAGGTGAGGTTTTTTCTTTATGGTCAAAAAATAGAAATGATGTAAATGCGGATAATGCAAGATGGGTTTATGAGCATTCTAATGCATTCATACTCTTTATTGATTGTGAAGATTTGATAAATAGAAAGGCTCAGGCAAAGACTGACATCGTGGATATGGCACAAATGTTAAAGTACGATTTGAAAAACCGACCTGTGATTGCTGTTTGGTCAAAAAGTGATAAAAAGGCGAAGTGCATCCAGTAA
- a CDS encoding transposase — translation MDSSTISLFKVILKGVGRNPKNGRKKGGIKAHTLIKADENVPCLIRYCKAAKHDHMFLKEAQNLPSGSIMTFDQGYIDYTQYEAFTNNSIWYVTRLKDNALYKARKEFDIPDDADSGVLKVE, via the coding sequence ATAGATTCATCAACGATATCACTGTTCAAGGTTATCCTAAAAGGTGTTGGACGAAATCCAAAAAACGGTAGAAAGAAAGGGGGAATCAAAGCTCATACGTTGATTAAGGCAGATGAGAACGTACCCTGCTTAATCCGTTATTGTAAAGCCGCCAAACATGATCATATGTTTTTGAAAGAGGCTCAAAACCTGCCGTCCGGTTCAATAATGACCTTTGACCAAGGGTATATTGATTACACGCAGTATGAAGCTTTTACAAATAATTCCATTTGGTACGTCACCAGATTGAAAGATAATGCGCTTTATAAAGCTAGAAAGGAATTTGATATACCTGACGATGCAGATTCTGGTGTGTTAAAAGTTGAATAA
- a CDS encoding trypsin-like peptidase domain-containing protein has protein sequence MTWTKKHTQLNDIFSDLVPNKEGITKYVRDAGLKPQFIDTSGNAMDVWSNVISEAEKNSKVDNLVRSMLTTYPDNSFLKSALNSGEIDFSLSPDIDETSFWEEVSDDTLEVLTMEQSSLLPVNFLAKGVLKSKSVGKVEVKIGSSNYSVGTGFLFKISGIDDVFFITNYHVIHNREDIERTRIIFDFELDINGDSLPSRSFKIDPNGPWYCSEIKEYDATIFKLIDQDSTLAEFGWIDLKEIEITKNDFVNIIQHPKGEMKKISLYHNIVTHKDERVVQYLTDTQRGSSGSPVFNSDWEVVALHHSGGGSRPGEPALPSGIKSRNEGIFINNIIQFFTENHQNI, from the coding sequence ATGACCTGGACTAAAAAACATACACAGCTAAACGATATTTTCAGTGATCTGGTTCCCAATAAAGAAGGGATTACGAAATATGTAAGAGATGCAGGTTTAAAGCCTCAGTTTATAGATACTAGCGGTAATGCAATGGATGTATGGAGTAATGTTATATCAGAGGCAGAAAAAAACAGTAAGGTTGATAATTTAGTTCGATCAATGCTAACTACTTATCCTGATAATTCTTTTCTGAAATCAGCTTTAAATTCAGGAGAAATTGATTTTTCTTTAAGTCCTGATATTGATGAGACATCATTTTGGGAAGAGGTTTCAGACGATACATTGGAAGTTTTGACAATGGAACAAAGCTCCCTCTTACCTGTAAATTTCTTAGCGAAGGGTGTATTAAAGAGTAAATCCGTTGGCAAGGTTGAGGTGAAAATAGGAAGTAGTAATTATAGCGTTGGTACGGGTTTTCTGTTTAAAATTAGTGGAATAGACGATGTATTCTTTATAACTAATTATCATGTAATACATAATAGAGAGGATATAGAACGGACGAGAATTATATTTGATTTTGAATTAGATATAAACGGTGATTCATTGCCTTCTAGAAGTTTTAAAATTGACCCCAATGGCCCATGGTATTGCTCAGAAATAAAAGAGTATGATGCAACAATCTTTAAACTAATTGATCAGGATAGTACTTTGGCGGAATTTGGTTGGATAGATTTAAAAGAAATTGAGATTACTAAAAATGATTTTGTGAATATTATTCAGCATCCGAAAGGTGAAATGAAAAAGATTTCTCTTTATCATAATATCGTTACACATAAAGATGAAAGAGTGGTTCAGTATCTTACCGATACTCAAAGAGGATCTTCGGGGTCTCCAGTATTTAATTCCGATTGGGAAGTTGTTGCCTTGCATCATAGTGGGGGAGGTAGTAGGCCAGGGGAGCCTGCACTACCATCTGGAATTAAATCACGTAATGAAGGTATTTTTATTAATAACATAATCCAATTTTTTACAGAAAACCATCAAAATATTTAA
- a CDS encoding DNA/RNA non-specific endonuclease — protein sequence MNNEILFKGYDENFISGQTIPLPILNKEQKDDLVLDKNNNSIINYINYSLQLSAIHKFPFYTATNIDGLNFKKVPRRDNWRKDARIRKDLQWGLELYRAPKSNFDRGHMTKREDVQWGASIGLALNAADSTFYYTNSVPQHKDLNRAIWRSLEDYILHTETNANELKVSVFTGPVLSRQNPYFVTAINDEQIQIPSLFWKVVVFQKEDGNLYRVAFIMSQNKLLLNDGIIEELERDDLLFMQFDDSATYQVNVSLVEEITGLEFPVAMDSYSDDRSIKLVLNEVDIDPDLESLSIENELGFVIEHIYL from the coding sequence ATGAATAACGAAATTCTATTTAAAGGTTATGACGAGAATTTTATTTCGGGTCAAACAATTCCTTTACCAATTCTTAATAAGGAACAAAAAGATGATTTAGTTTTGGATAAAAACAATAATAGTATAATTAATTATATAAATTATAGTTTGCAACTATCTGCCATCCACAAATTCCCATTTTATACAGCAACCAACATAGATGGGTTGAATTTTAAAAAGGTTCCAAGAAGGGATAATTGGCGTAAAGATGCTAGAATTCGTAAAGACCTACAGTGGGGGCTCGAATTGTATAGAGCTCCAAAAAGTAATTTTGACCGCGGTCATATGACAAAAAGGGAAGATGTTCAATGGGGAGCATCTATTGGCTTGGCTCTAAATGCTGCTGATTCTACTTTTTATTATACTAATTCAGTTCCTCAACATAAAGATCTTAACCGTGCAATTTGGCGGAGTTTGGAGGATTATATTTTACATACCGAAACAAATGCAAATGAATTAAAGGTGTCTGTATTCACTGGTCCCGTCTTGTCTAGACAAAACCCATATTTTGTTACGGCAATTAATGATGAACAGATTCAGATACCTTCACTTTTTTGGAAAGTGGTTGTATTTCAAAAAGAAGATGGTAATCTTTACCGAGTAGCCTTCATAATGAGTCAAAATAAGTTGTTATTAAATGATGGTATTATAGAAGAATTAGAGCGAGATGATTTGTTGTTTATGCAGTTCGATGATTCTGCAACTTATCAAGTTAATGTATCTCTTGTTGAGGAGATTACTGGATTGGAGTTTCCCGTTGCCATGGATTCCTATTCGGACGATAGAAGTATTAAATTAGTTTTAAATGAAGTAGATATAGATCCTGATTTAGAATCGTTATCAATTGAAAATGAATTAGGTTTTGTGATTGAGCATATTTATCTATAG
- a CDS encoding DUF4372 domain-containing protein yields the protein MFNQLLMFLDKSEIRKIAKKHNSERYVKKFTNYNHLVVMLFVAFEGYHSIREVILGLLSNAHKLAHSSLSYLVKRSTFSEANNRRRSKVLEDI from the coding sequence ATATTTAATCAGTTATTAATGTTCCTTGACAAGAGTGAGATAAGAAAAATAGCGAAAAAACACAACAGTGAGCGGTATGTAAAGAAGTTTACTAATTATAATCATCTGGTTGTTATGTTATTTGTAGCCTTTGAAGGCTATCATTCCATACGAGAGGTAATTCTTGGGCTACTTTCGAATGCTCATAAATTAGCTCACTCGAGTTTAAGCTATCTGGTTAAGCGCAGTACCTTTTCAGAGGCTAATAATCGTCGTAGGAGTAAGGTTTTAGAAGATATCTAA